The following coding sequences lie in one Nakaseomyces glabratus chromosome K, complete sequence genomic window:
- the VPS41 gene encoding Vps41p (CAGL0K10076g~Ortholog(s) have Rab GTPase binding, phosphatidylinositol binding activity), whose product MASKPDQIEPTGVKDEVNSTNDMTTRVISRNDLQINNENDVNENTTDANTNDECMTTVPSTIDESPKDSRIENKDFGSKNNVAFLEDTVSTEDDQISRAANHIGRDESVDTETAESVVLGKVYTDIDKSSPVSEAATNNNNADTSIIETQTSKGDDDKDDEDDEDDLEDEDGEDDEDEEDDEKEDDDDDEDDDGDEPPLLKYSRIKNLFVDLPKRDSISTCCFGETFFAFGTHMGLLHITKPDFSAIKTLKCHRSSILCINIESDTIATASIDGTVIIISMDDLQNLTAYDFKRPVNAVALHSNYSTNKLFISGGMAGDVILTQRNWLGNRSDIILDSKKGPIMGIFIVDDMLIWMNDDGITICDIPSRTIMLTTKFPIGLEYERPDLFKPFLHKIDTDRFMVGWGRHLWAFKFSKITDPKNESAKLVSLISSAASSLKITPEKNVVLESHHCLDQYLAGIASFKGDQLMCLGFPVSENNDPLKGILPQISIIDLWDASEIYSNDIVTKDYDKSNLNDYHLGVQLNNDINEYYLISKFDYIKIDTLTLKDHYDWYYEKKNYTRAWEVGKVILPPHSLFGLGVKAVNDLIHKKQILNALEMSRRVFDTIDQLHNQELRSDNDLDWGKLYEHFLQISQAYQLSDFLPNSKRIPSQIYEKILSSLIDNNKIEDLKDCIIKWGDKITNIETIETKLLQLKSAQQTSNSKKELIDSLVSLNLEAKRFSKVIPYMIENKDDRIFEILVRNKLTSHFLSDITSIILVPLGDKDINKLDIKDLRQILKKSTDFICTSLRTIRLSYLIERLSADTNLSKLKLVVLEEIFTRDPSLLRGNEDTMVELYALCDPPKLLPFLKEYDGYSNTKAIDICKGRKDLYHELIYLLGRVGETKRALSIIIDELNDPQLAIQFVKSWGDQELLDFMIGYSLDKPDFVIALLQCEDQSGNMHVKVLKGVPENLEIEGIAPILKNMTKEDMLEIVSKQILASIVEEDTENYAKDWIKYRKLGRVFDVH is encoded by the coding sequence CAAGAATAACGTTGCCTTTCTGGAGGACACGGTAAGTACAGAAGATGATCAAATATCGAGAGCAGCCAACCATATTGGCCGAGATGAATCGGTGGACACAGAAACCGCAGAAAGTGTAGTTCTTGGCAAGGTTTATActgatattgataaaagTAGTCCTGTAAGTGAGGCTGCTacaaacaataataatGCTGACACTAGTATCATTGAAACACAAACCAGTAAAggagatgatgataaagatgatgaagatgatgaagatgatttagaagatgaagatggtgaagatgatgaagatgaagaagatgatgaaaaagaagatgatgatgatgatgaagacgatGATGGAGATGAACCACCACTACTTAAATACAGCAGGATAAAAAACTTGTTTGTTGATTTACCTAAGCGTGATTCAATATCTACATGCTGCTTTGGAGAAACTTTCTTTGCATTTGGCACTCACATGGGATTATTGCATATAACTAAGCCGGATTTCAGTGCAATAAAAACCTTAAAATGCCATCGATCGAGCATACTTTGCATAAATATTGAATCAGATACCATTGCAACAGCATCGATCGACGGAACTGTAATTATAATATCTATGGATGACTTACAAAATTTAACTGCATATGATTTCAAAAGACCAGTCAATGCTGTTGCCTTGCATAGCAATTACTCTACCaacaaattatttatttctggTGGAATGGCTGGTGATGTAATATTAACTCAGAGGAATTGGCTGGGCAATCGATCCGACATAATATTAGATAGCAAGAAGGGTCCTATTATGGGGATTTTCATTGTTGATGATATGCTAATTTGGATGAATGATGATGGTATTACAATATGTGACATACCGAGTAGAACTATTATGTTAACCACAAAATTTCCTATAGGACTTGAATATGAAAGGCCAGATTTGTTCAAACCATTTCTACACAAAATCGATACCGATAGGTTTATGGTTGGATGGGGACGCCATTTATGGGCATTCAAGTTCTCGAAAATTACAGATCCAAAAAACGAATCGGCTAAACTAGTGTCTCTCATATCCTCAGCAGCCTCCAGTTTGAAAATTACTCCAGAAAAAAATGTCGTGCTAGAGAGTCATCACTGTCTAGATCAATATCTTGCTGGTATTGCTTCATTTAAAGGAGATCAGTTGATGTGCCTGGGTTTCCCGGTATCTGAGAATAACGATCCCCTAAAAGGGATATTACCACAAATATCGATTATCGATTTGTGGGATGCGTCAGAAATTTACTCCAAcgatattgttacaaaAGACTACGataaatcaaatttaaaTGACTATCACCTTGGTGTTCAACTGAATAATGATATCAATGAGTATTAtcttatttcaaaatttgattATATTAAAATTGATACATTGACTCTAAAAGACCACTATGATTGGTATtatgagaagaagaattacACACGTGCATGGGAGGTTGGAAAGGTAATTCTTCCTCCTCATTCTTTATTTGGCCTTGGAGTAAAAGCTGTCAATGATTTAATACATAAAAAGCAAATACTAAACGCCTTAGAGATGTCTAGAAGAGTATTCGATACTATTGATCAGTTACATAATCAGGAGCTAAGATCTGACAATGATTTGGATTGGGGGAAGTTGTATGagcattttcttcaaataagTCAGGCTTATCAATTGTCAGATTTTCTACCGAATAGTAAAAGGATTCCCTCACAAATTTATGAAAAGATTCTCAGTAGCTTAATAGATAATAACAAGATTGAAGATTTGAAGGACTGCATTATTAAATGGGGAGataaaattacaaatatagAAACAATCGAAACCAAACTCCTTCAGTTGAAGAGCGCACAGCAAACATCAAACAGTAAAAAGGAATTGATAGACAGCCTGGTATCATTAAATTTGGAGGCTAAGAGATTTAGCAAAGTAATACCATACATGATTGAGAACAAAGATGATAGAATTTTTGAGATTTTAGTTAGAAATAAGTTAACATCCCATTTTCTATCAGATATAACTAGCATTATTTTGGTGCCTCTTGGTGATAAAGATATTAATAAGTTGGATATCAAAGATCTTCGtcaaattttgaagaaatccACTGATTTTATCTGCACTTCTTTGAGGACTATACGTTTAAGTTACCTGATTGAGAGACTCTCTGCGGATACTaatctttcaaaattgaaactTGTTGTTTTAGAGGAAATATTTACGAGGGATCCGTCTTTACTTCGAGGTAATGAGGATACAATGGTGGAGTTATATGCGTTGTGTGATCCACCGAAGTTgcttccatttttgaaagaatatGATGGATATAGTAACACCAAGGCAATTGATATTTGTAAGGGAAGAAAGGATTTGTATCACGAATTAATTTACTTGTTGGGAAGAGTCGGAGAGACTAAAAGAGCTTTATCAATTATCATCGATGAATTAAATGATCCTCAACTTGCAATTCAATTTGTAAAAAGTTGGGGTGACCAGGAACTTTTGGATTTTATGATCGGATACAGTTTAGATAAACCTGACTTTGTTATAGCTTTGCTACAGTGCGAAGATCAAAGTGGGAATATGCACGTTAAAGTGCTTAAGGGTGTTCCAGAAAATTTGGAAATTGAAGGAATAGCAccaatattgaaaaatatgacaaaagaagatatgCTTGAAATTGTGAGCAAACAGATACTGGCTAGTATTGTGGAGGAAGATACAGAAAATTACGCCAAAGACTGGATTAAGTATAGAAAGCTTGGTAGAGTATTCGATGTGCATTAA
- the PDC2 gene encoding Pdc2p (CAGL0K10054g~Ortholog(s) have RNA polymerase II core promoter proximal region sequence-specific DNA binding activity), with translation MLSIEQRYNICLMAERHPRWTQLELAKWAYDTFQLDKVPSQGTISRLLSRKSTYMNCKEHERDATRLRTPNNLLVRRIIQEWISQSLWNGIPITSPIIQETAHSVWQRIPPEFREGNGSFSYKWITNFLAKMDVNISALDEELPKTPKVWTFEERSALKDLFAKVPPKDLFTLDETFIAYNLPLDYAQYEASRIQRKIEVATVMLCSNLDGSEKIKPMVVGRYNSYKSFRNYFPSEPIDPVSQSMLGQKMAEKFNVTYHSNRKSWLTSNLFHNWLAQWDKRLGAYNRKIWIVLDDSCSHRIVNVHLKNINLVYTSANSRFLPFNWGVLDEFKTRYRIQQYQALIELQRRLESKLKSKEILISFEQSQLTMSNAFKFISRAWSDIPVDTIKANWKSSGLLPNDMIKLNETVSMAFKKNEALEAKLEKLCNEYHCEKKWDYEMLLDLNIENKNTNFLSTEELVESAIIENYEPDGVDNDAQPSTNEFNAQLPESENTKQFIEGQNGYTHLESRKNSLNIGDPKSNYNSDFLNLITSGYHANQNSTSSNNDAFTQTNIFDVSTLIDKSNIFMDANDDNIDFNNVNVDLPLGNEEYLNDLFPQSIDVSHTTTKPIDIHDNSAIIEQTFDDLTTGKTDRTNSVEHDDSTNQLDNNVQQILDFYGTSPESHTSSNGLKSVQTSDSSSPLDTIQEGNSLKTDIEIASSLQVLLKHINHNTLKFNKRTVKQLSNTYQELVKKVKKNQNQQKQKPEQFKFEDIFFNNSNSDNPTTNESNYDLALEKTNGGTSQFQVKEVDPFF, from the coding sequence ATGCTTTCAATAGAGCAACGGTACAATATCTGCCTGATGGCGGAAAGGCACCCCAGGTGGACGCAGTTGGAGCTAGCAAAGTGGGCGTATGATACCTTCCAGTTGGATAAAGTGCCCTCGCAGGGTACTATATCGCGGTTGCTGTCGAGGAAGTCGACGTATATGAATTGCAAAGAGCACGAAAGAGATGCCACGAGGCTGCGGACGCCGAATAATCTGCTTGTGCGCCGTATTATTCAGGAATGGATTTCTCAGAGTTTATGGAACGGTATCCCCATCACATCACCGATTATCCAAGAGACGGCCCACTCCGTGTGGCAGCGGATACCACCGGAGTTTAGAGAAGGTAATGGCTCCTTCAGTTACAAATGGATAACAAATTTCCTTGCGAAGATGGACGTCAACATTTCTGCTCTAGATGAAGAATTGCCGAAGACGCCAAAAGTATGGACATTTGAAGAGAGAAGCGCATTAAAGGATCTTTTTGCTAAAGTTCCGCCAAAGGATCTCTTCACACTAGATGAAACATTTATCGCTTACAACTTGCCCTTGGACTATGCTCAGTATGAGGCGAGTAGGATACAGAGAAAAATAGAAGTAGCCACAGTTATGCTTTGCTCGAACCTAGATGGTTCAGAAAAGATTAAGCCAATGGTTGTAGGAAGATACAATAGTTATAAGAGTTTTAGAAATTATTTTCCATCAGAACCTATAGATCCAGTATCACAGTCGATGCTGGGCCAGAAAATGGCAGAGAAGTTTAATGTTACGTATCACAGTAATAGGAAATCATGGCTGACTAGTAACTTATTCCATAACTGGCTGGCACAATGGGATAAAAGATTAGGCGCTTACAACAGGAAAATTTGGATTGTGCTCGACGATTCGTGCTCTCACAGAATTGTAAATGTGCACCTCAAGAACATTAATCTGGTATATACGTCGGCTAATTCAAGATTTTTACCTTTTAATTGGGGTGTATTAGACGAGTTTAAAACAAGATATAGAATTCAGCAATATCAAGCTCTGATAGAGCTACAACGACGGTTGGAAAGCAAactaaaatcaaaagaaatattgatatcattCGAACAAAGTCAACTTACAATGTCCAACGCATTTAAGTTCATCAGTCGAGCGTGGTCAGATATTCCAGTTGATACCATAAAAGCTAACTGGAAAAGTTCAGGACTCCTGCCAAATGATATGATAAAACTAAATGAAACTGTAAGTATGgcattcaaaaaaaatgaagctCTTGAAGCGAAACTAGAGAAACTCTGTAACGAATATCACTGTGAGAAGAAATGGGATTATGAGATGCTTCTGGACttaaatatagaaaataagAATACCAACTTTCTGAGTACGGAAGAATTGGTAGAAAGTGCCATAATTGAAAACTATGAACCTGATGGCGTCGACAACGATGCTCAGCCATCTACTAATGAATTCAATGCACAGCTACCTGAATCAGAAAACACAAAACAGTTCATTGAGGGGCAAAATGGATACACTCACTTGGAGAGTAGGAAGAACTCGTTGAACATCGGTGATCCAAAGAGTAACTACAATAGTGATTTCCTGAACCTTATCACCAGTGGTTACCATGCCAACCAGAATTCTACCTCCTCTAATAATGATGCATTCACTCAGACAAACATCTTTGATGTGAGTACTCTGATTGATAAATCTAACATATTTATGGACGCgaatgatgataatataGACTTTAACAATGTTAATGTTGATTTGCCGCTAGGTAATGAAGAATATCTGAACGATTTGTTTCCTCAATCGATTGATGTTTCACATACTACTACGAAGCCTATTGATATACATGACAATAGTGCTATAATTGAACAAacatttgatgatttaACTACTGGTAAAACAGATCGTACAAATTCTGTTGAACATGATGATAGTACTAACCAATTGGATAACAATGTTCAACAGATTTTGGATTTTTACGGGACCAGTCCGGAATCTCATACATCTTCAAATGGCTTAAAAAGCGTGCAAACATCAGACTCTTCAAGTCCTTTGGACACAATCCAAGAAGGAAATTCATTAAAGACGGACATAGAAATTGCTAGCTCTTTACAGGTACTATTGAAGCATATTAATCACAATACTTTAAAGTTTAATAAAAGAACTGTTAAACAGCTTTCAAATACTTATCAAGAGCTGGTTAAAAAGgtaaagaaaaatcaaaaccagcaaaaacaaaagcCCGAACAGTTCAAATTTGaggatatttttttcaataattcaAACTCTGATAATCCAACTACAAATGAATCTAACTATGATCTCGCATTGGAGAAAACCAACGGCGGAACCTCACAATTTCAGGTTAAGGAAGTGGATCCCTTTTTTTAG